The Candidatus Hydrogenedentota bacterium nucleotide sequence ACGGCGACAGGAGCGCGTTCCTGGAGAGCATCCGCGAGTCGATGTCTCTGGGTGAGCGGTTTGGATTCGAAGATACACGCATCTCGATAGACGGCACGCGCGCCGAGGTCGCGGATTTTACGGTAAGCGGAGGAGAAGTCACGACCAGGATGACCTTAGCCTTCGAGAAGAGAGAGGGGGCTTGGTTGTTGACCTCCGTCGCACCACCCGAGGAGGAACCTCAGGAGGTCTCGCAGATTGTCGTGGACACCGCGCCAGCGGACTTGCCCGCGGCCGACAACTGGATGTCGCCGATAGTAACGAGAAATGCGAACCCGAGCTCGGGCGAGTTGCCCGACGTGGAAGACCCGGCGGCTGCGAACCAACCCATTGCGGACCCGCAGTATTAGAAAGATGCGCCCAGGCGCGTCGATGGGAAATCTTAGTACCTTGAGGAATTTACGGGCCGAAAGGGATGTGAGGGCATTTGCCTGCCTCGTTGTCCTGTGCTGCGCGGCATGCGTGACGGCCGTCTCTGTCTATCGCCCGGTTTCGGCGCAATCAACCGGGGGCGCCGCCGAGGCAGCCGACGTGGCGGCGGCATGGGCCGCGCTCGACGCATATCAGTATGGCGCCAGTCGCGAGTTTCAGGCGGTGCTTACGCAGTTTCTGCAGGGATCGTGCGCGAATCCCGCCGTACGCGCCGAAGCCGGCGCGCGTCTTGCGGGCGTGCTTGAAGGCAGCGCTTCGGTCGAGGCAAAACGCTTTGCATGCGAACTACTGGGGCTCTACGGCGGCGCGGAGGCGGTACCCGTTCTCGCGCGGCTTCTCGAGAATCCGCAATTCTTCGAGATGGCCAGATGTGCGCTAGAACGCTTGCCCTGCCGCGAGGCGGACGAACTACTGCTGGGCGCGCTGGAGAAAGCGCCGGAGGACGACCAGGCCGCCCTTATCAACAGTCTCGGCGAACGCCGCTGTGTCGAGGCAGTCCCCGCGCTAAGCGGTTTGGTGACCGCCGGCACACCGGAGAAGACAAAGGCGGTGTTGGCGGCCTTGGGCAAGATACCGTCGCGTGAAGCGCGCGAGGCCTTGCTGCGCATGGGGCCCGGACTCCCAACGGGCATTGTCGACGATTATGCGCGCGCGCTGCTCCAGCATGCGGATCATGCGAAGGCGGACAACAAGGCCGGTGCCCTCTTGCTCTTTGAGACCGTCCTGGCGCTGCCCGTGCGCGACGCCGTGCGCCTTGCAGCCGTCAAGGGCAGGATGGAACTCCTTGACGATGAAGCGCGCCGCGACGCCATTGCAGAGGCCTTGCGCGGAGAGGATCCCATGCAACGGGAGGCCGGCCAAGGGCTCGCGCGCGGCGAACCGGCGCCTGAACTTACGGAAATTCTCGTCGAACAACTTTACGCAGCTGCTCCCGCGGACCAGCTTCGCTTGCTCAGCGTCATCGAAACGCGAAAAGACGTTGCAGCGCAATCCGCTATCCTTCCCTTGCTCAATAGCACGGACGAAGAAGTGCGCCGCGCGGCCATACACGTGCTAGGCGAAATCGGAACCGCCGCTTGCGTTGCTCCGCTCGCGCAAATGGCTGTTGCCTCGCCTCCGAGTAAACTGTCTCGCCTCGCCCATGAGGCTCTGTGCGCCCTGACGGCCCCGGAAGCCGACGCCGCAATTCTGGACCTCGCCCGCACAAGGGAACCCGCGATACGCATCGAGATGATCCGTTGCATGGTCGGGCGCGACACGCGCGCCGCCGTGCCCGATCTCCTGGCAATGGCAGCTGAGAGCACGCTGCCCGTTGAACTGCGAGCAGAGGCCTGGCGCGCGCTCGAAACACTCGCCGGCGCACCTGACCTGCCCGCGCTCGTGAATGCGATGGTCGCGACCGATTCGCTCACTGTCCGGAGGGCGGCGGAGCGTGCGCTTGTTTCCCTTGCCCGCAATCTGAACGCACCCGATCGCTCCGTGCCCATCGTGAATGCGCTCCGCTCCGTCACGGACACGGATGTGCTCTGCTCCTTGTACATTGTCTTGGGCGAGATTGGCGACGATGCGTGTCTTGCCCAGCTGCGAACGGCCGTGCAGCAGGGGAATCCGGAAGTTCGCGAGACGGCCGTGCGCGCGCTGGCGCAGAGTTCGAACCCGGCGGTCATGGACGAGTTGCTTGCCGTCGCCGAAGCGGCTCCCGGGGAGCGCATGTCAGTGCTGGCCATCCGGGGCGTCGCGCGATTGCTCCGGCTTCCGTCCGAAGACTCCGACGAGGCGCAACTGGCCCGGTTCCGCCGCGCGTTGGCCGCCGCGCCCCAGGCGGAAGAGCGCAGGATGATCCTGAGCGCACTGGCTGATTTCCCCGTGACTGAGGCTGTACGCGCGGCTGGTGCCTGTTTGCAGGACCCGGAAGTCCGCGGGGAGGCCGCACTCGCCGTAAACAAGATTCTGTCCGCGCTGTGCATGCTCGATGCGTCGGACAATGCGGAAGACGCTGCACTGGCGCTCGACCTTGACCCGGCCACGCGCTGGTGGACCGTTCGCGGACAGGAAGAGGGCATGTGGCTCTCGATTGATTTCGGAACGCAGTGCGAGCTTTCCGGACTGGTCCTCGATAACACGAGCAAGCCAAGCGAATATCCCCGGCATTATCTGGTGTTTGTATCTCAAGATGGATTGGAGTGGGGCGCGCCCGTCGCGACCGGCGACGGCGCGGAAGGCAAGACCCCGGTCACGTGGAATCCGGTCACGGCACAATACCTGAAAATCCAGCTTGCTCCCGGCTCGGGCAACGCCTGCTGGTCCGTGTATGAAATCCGGTTTGCCGACCCGGACACCGGACTGCTCGGGCTCCGCCCCGCGGCGCAGCCGGAAGCGTGAAGAAGAAGGAAGCGCATCATGACCAGAAGAACTGCCTGTGCGGCGGCGCTGCTGTTGTTGTGTTCGGGCATAATGGCGGCCGACCCGCTGGCCTCGGGCGCGGCCATTGACTGGACACGGGTTTCCGCGCCCGCCGGCTGGAAGCTGAGCGGCGATTTCCCGTACTACACGCCGGACAATCTGTTTGAGCGAATCAATGGCGAGTGTGAGGCTTATTTCCCCTATGGCTTCCGGCGCATGACCGTGCTTACGTTCACGGCCGAGGCCAATGCGAACGAACTCATCGAGGCGCAGGCTTACGAAATGGGTTCGCCGCTCGACGCGTACGGCATTTGCTCGCAGCACCGGACCGAGAAGCACGAATCGGGTTCGTTGGGCTGCGAAACGCTCGCCGGCAGCACCATGGTCATGTTCTACCAGGACCGGTTCTTCGTCAAATTGCGTTACAACCAGCCGCGCGAGAACAAGCAGGTTCTCCTCTGCGTTGCGACGGCGATTAGCCCGCTGCTGCCCCCGTGCGACGCGCCGCCGCAGGAACCGCGGATTCTGCGCATGCCCCGTGTCAATGGCCGGACCATCAAGTACACGGCGCCTCATCTCGATGGACTCGAATTCATGCCGCCGGGGGTTGAGGCCAGGGCCACCCTCGGCGATGGCGACACGCGCGTGTTTGCCGCATTCTGCGGCTCGGATGACCAGGCTGCCCAGACGCTCAAGCAGTATCAGGCCCATCTGACAGCGTCGGGCCTGCGGAGCACGACGCCGCGGGGAGAACTCCGGCGCATCACGTTCACGGCGTCCGGGGGTGCAGGCGGCGCGATTGTCGGGCAGGAAGGGCGATTTCTCTTCGGCGTCACGGAGGTCCCGGGACCGGTCGAGGGCGCCGTTTCTCTTTTCGAAAAACTGCGGCGGCAGATCCGCGACTACGCCGCAGAAACCGCCGCAAGCGCCACCAGTGAGATTTCGCGTCAGGCGGCCGAGCCCGCCACGCCGTAGACCGCGGCCCTTCGCGCGTTACAGCAGGCGTAGACAGCCGCGCAAAATCACCGTCAGCAGCAATAACACCCCCAGGAACACAGACGCGCAGCAGCATCCGCCGTTCCCCGAACGCTCGAAGCGAATGAAGACCCGGCGTTCGCCCGCGGGGCCTTCGCGCCAACCGTCAAACCGCCGGCGCCGCACCACGCGCGCCTCCACGTCGATGGGCCCGGCAGGTTCCATTTCACGGCGGCCTTCGCCGTCTTCAGGTCCGGCTTCCGTGTGCGAGCGTGGTTCCTCAGTCTCGGGGCAGGTCATATTCTTCTTTTCTCCGGAAAATGGGCGGCATCCGGGTTCCATGGGCAACCGCCGGCATGCATACGCATGCCTCAGAGCCGCGGCAGACCACCCATAACATGCCGGCGGCGAATGGGCGCAACGAATGTGGAATACACCGTCAACCCATGGATTGGAACAAGGCCCGTGCCGGCGCGCGGCCTCTACTCACGCGCGAACGCGACCTGGGCCCNNNNNNNNNNNNNNNNNNNNNNNNNNNNNNNNNNNNNNNNNNNNNNNNNNNNNNNNNNNNNNNNNNNNNNNNNNNNNNNNNNNNNNNNNNNNNNNNNNNNAGACCACCCATAACATGCCGGCGGCGAATGGGCGCAACGAATGTGGAATACACCGTCAACCCATGGATTGGAACAAGGCCCGTGCCGGCGCGCGGCCTCTACTCACGCGCGAACGCGACCTGGGCCCGTCGGCTATTGACGCTTCCGACGGGGATCCGATGCCTCTACTCACGCGCGAACGCGACCTGGGCCCCGTCTCTCAGGACGGCATCGCAAACCCGTTGCGCCGACGGCCGCGATACGGCACGGCCCGGAACCGGGCGGAGTGTTCACTACTCGCCAGGCGGCGTGTTCGGATAACCGACAACGCGGAAGCTCTGGCCGTTCGCGTAGACGGACGGATCCACGTACACTTGGTCGAAGAGCGGCGTTTCGTCCGGCACTATCCCGTCGAAATCAAAGCGCAGCAGCGGCCCGAAAGTCGCGAACGGCAACGTGCCCGCGACGGTCTGAATCGTTATCCAGACACCGCCGCGCTCGCTGTCCTGCATGGCAGTCAGGGTCCAGTCGCCCGCGAGCCCGTCGTCGGCGGCCCCGACAATGCTGGGCGTGAACGGCGTCTGCGCGCGCACGTACATGCGGATACGGCTGATTTGCCGCGGCACATAATCGGCGCGCAGAAAGACGGTCGTATACTCGCGGTTCTCCGAAGGCACGAGCCGCAGCACGCCTTCGAGCTCGTTCCCCCTATAGTCGGAAGGCCGGTACAGCTCCGGTTCGATGTGCGAAATCGCGCCGCCCGCCAAGTTCAGCGTGAACGACGGCTGGAACACGGCCGACGAGCGCTTCAACGTGGCCCAACGCAACACATAGCGCGCGCCCAGCTTGTCCACAAGGTCCTGGAACCGGTCCGCGAGTTCCGTGGTCGTGCTCGAGGGCAGCACTTCACCGCCGGTGCTCAGGGTAATAAAGAGGAGGTTCGATTCGTCCACATCGGAGCCAAAACCGATTGCATAGACATGCGCGTCCGCTTCCATGACAACGTCGATCGCATCATCCAACGTGTTTACGCTGCTCGTGTCGCTGCCGTCGGAGAAGATGACGATGATCCGCTCTTCCTGGGCTGCGTTCGGTATCGTGCCCAGATGGTCCGCCGCGGCGATGACCGCGTCCCACAGCCGCGAACCCGAACTGAACCCCTGGACGAATTCCGTCTGTATGCTGTCTATCCCGTCGCTGACCAGGTCCCTGTCCGTGGTCAGGTCCACCACCTGCGCGGGCTCCAGGTCGTCCCGGTGAAACTCGTAGACGCCCACGAGCGCGTCCGCGTTCAGGGCCGGCAGCAGAATGTCTTGAGCCGCCTGTTCCATGGCGGTAATCGCGCCCGTCGTCGTTTGCATGCTCAACGAGTAGTCGAGCACGAGGAACATCTTGAGTTGCCGTGCCGCGCTGCGTTTCAGGTGGACCTCCGTCTCGGCTTCGACGGGTTTCGCGTCTTCTTTTGCCGAGACCTGGAACTGCGCCGGCTCCGCCACGATCGGGTCGCCCTTCTCATCGACCAGCGAGAAACTGAAGTCCACCAGATAGGGCGCCCCATAGGCGGGCACGGGCTCGCTCAGGAAATTCAGCTTGCCCGGAGGGACGCCGTCTTGGTCCTGCGTCACCAGCACGGACGCCGTCTTTTCAACGATGCCCCGCGACGAAAACCGGATTTCGCCCGTGTAGGAACCTGCCGACAGTTGCGTCCGGTCCACGCGCACCTCGATGAGCTTCTCGTCGAACGGCCCATCCGCGGCGGCTGGCGCGGTGCTCGTAATCTCGCGCGGCGACACGCTGATCCAGGGATCGGACGGCGTAATCCTGATCGTCAACGTGCCCACGTCCGGGTTCGCGTTCCACACCCGCATCTTGATCGGCAGGTTGTCGCGCCCGAAATCCAGCACGCTTTTCGAGAGAATAATAGCCTCTTTGGGCTCCCGGCAGCCCGACAAGACGAAGCCGGTCATGGCCGCCAGCGCGAACAAGCCTACGCTCACGTATTTCATACAATACCCCTTCTTCCTTCTGTGCCCACGGGTGGTGGGCGGCCGGCCGGTCTCAAGCTTCCAGCATGGCCCATTTCCAGCGAGAAATCAACATTTTGCACGTGACATGGGCATCCTGCCAATGTTCTTGCCGTGGCATGGGCATCCTGCCCATGCATATGGCTACCCTTCTTCACTCGCACCGGCGGGACGCCCGTGCCAAGAACCACCGGACGACATTCACGGGTCACCGGTTCTTGGTCCATCCAGCCGACACTTGGGCGCTCCTCCTGAAACTGCTCGATGGCCTCCGTAATCGAACACATGACCGGCCCTCCGCGCAGTCCTCATGCCGAGGAAAGGTCTCTCGTGTTGATTGGTCTTCACGAATCGCCTCTCTGCCGCCGGTGGCGCAGGCGTTCTTGATAGGACGCCATGCGGGGGCCGGGGCGGTGGTGTTCCGCGGCGGCGGTATCCTGGAAGAAGGCGGCGTGGACGCAGGCGTCCTGATGAACGAGGACGGAGCCGCAGATGCTTTCGCTTTCGAACCGGTGGTCGTCGCCGTAGCCGCAGGAGGGATAGACGTTTTCGGAGAGCGCGGCGAGGGACGCGCGGAACGCGGCGGCGGCAGCGCGGGCGGCGCTGTCCGGAGCCGCGAGTTCCCCGGCCGGGTCGCCCGCGGAAGCGCGCACCGCGGGCTTGGCGGGTTCGTCGGGATCGAGGTCGATGGTGTAGCTCTTGATCAGGCGGTCATGGGCGAGCCTGTAGGCGCGGGGATGAGACAGAAACTCGAGTCCTGCGGGCTTTCCGTCGAGGAGGAAGACGAGCCCGGTCTGCCCGTCCAGGAGGGGGAAAGCGCCGGCCCATGTGCTCAGCGTGTCGCGACGGGCTTCGTAGGCGTCGCGCATGGCCGCGGTGGGCGAGCATACCCGAAGATGTTCGTGGAGCCGGTCCACCTCTGCCCAGACCTCGCCTTGGTCCGAACGGTGGAAACCGCTGCGCTTGAGCGATTCGTGGACGGAGCGGCTCTTCTTGCCGCGTGCGTCGCGGGCCATGACGGCCTCGGAATCGTGGAAGACGGGCGAGCGATAGGCCCAGCGGCCCCGCTCGGTGCAACTGACGGGGATGACGGTCTCGCTCTTTTCCCGGAGCAGGATAGTCGTGTTGACGACCCGGTTCTGTTTGGCGCCGGCGAGCTCCTCGCCGTCGAGGATAAGCACGGGGAAACCGGCCTCGTTGGTCACCTTGAGTTCGGGCACGGCGCCGCCCTCGGATACTTCGGTCACGCGGAGCAACCCCTGTTGCAGGGCTTCGCTCAGCATCAGATACTCGGGGCCGTTTGCGGGTTCGGGACGCAAAAGCGGCACTAGGGCCGCGCGCCCGCGGGTTTGGGCGTCTCCAAGGACGAGAAATTCCAGTTCCTTTTCAATGATGGTGTTCATGACGGCGATCCTTTCGCGTTGCTGGTTCCCGTGGCATGGGCGGGACGCCGGCAGCACGGGTTTCCGGCTAACCGGGTTTATTCTCCGTGCCTTCTTCCGTGCCGTGGACAAATGCGTCTCGCAAGCAGTCGGCCAGGCGCTCGAACAGCGCGCGCGCGACCGGTGTGTACTCGCCTTTCAGTTCAAGCGCGATATCCGGAGTTATCTCTATGCGCGTAATGCTCACCGCGCGCGCATTGCGCGCCACGCGTCGCGGGCCGAGCATCTTCTCGATGGCCTGCACGACACGGGTCAGGGGCGCGTCCGGCGGCGGCGCGGCGCATGGCGATATCGGCGTGCCGGGTTCCAACTCGGAACGCAGGGTTGCCCCGGCCAGTTCGGGAGACGGCGGCATGGGACATGCCGGCGCTTCGGGGCCCTGCTGCATGGCCTTGCGCATCCATCGCTGCCTATCGCGAACCGAGGGGCAATACGTCGCGGCCGGTTCCCCTGCCCGCTGTCCGGGCGTTTCCTGCCGGGGCGGCTTCCGCGAATCCTCTTCGAAATCGTCTTCCCGAGCCGTCAAGAGGGACCGCCGAATCTCGCTCAACGGCATCCCGTAGATGTCACGCAAGAGCTTGATTCTCTCCAGCCGCCTTCGATGGTGCTCCGTGTAGTAGGCGTTCCTTCCCAGCGCCTCCGGACCTCGTATCAGACCTTGCTCGATGTAACTGCGAATGGTCCTGATTTCAATGCCCGTAAGGACACTGAGTTCTTTCAGGCTATATCCCTTGGGAAACTTCATGTCCTCATTATAAATGTTACATGTAATATTGTCAAGTTCTTTTTCACAGGTGCGGGGATCGGTGGCCCATGAGGCAGTCAGCGGCAAACGAAAGCCGGGGCGCGCGGACGTCGGGGGAGTTGATTGCCATCGGGCAGGGCGGTTAGACTGCGGGACGCGGCATAGGCATCTTGTTCTTGCCGTCACAGGCTCTCTGCTTTCGCGGGGAGTTGGCTGTGCCGCCGGGCAGAAAGCTGCCCGGGAAGAAGAGCGGCGGCAAGCTGCCGCACCCCAAGGAGTCAATCTCCGGATAGGATGCCGAACTTCTGAAACGGCCCATTGAGCAATAGTCGAAGCAAGTTGAACACACGATGGATATTTCGCGCGCACAGTTGCCGCTGAATGGCGAATGGCGGCTGGTTCTGGACCCGGACGATGCCGGTGTCGAGCGGCGGTGGTTTACGGGCGAAGCCGGGGGCGAGGCGCTGACGGTGCAGGTGCCGAGCGTGTGGGACCTCTGGGTCCCGGACTACGACGGGGTGGGCTGGTATTTCCGCGAGTTTGACGTCGCGTCAGCTCTTCTCGAGCGTTACGCGCTGCTCCATTTCGAGGCCGCCGATTATTACGCGGAAGTCTGGCTGAACGGGCGGCGGTTGGGCGATCACGAGGGCGGCTACACGCCTTTTTCCTTCGACGTGACGGGCGCGTTGCGTCCGGGCGGCAACGTGTTGGCGGTGCGCCTTGTCGATCCGCACGGGCCGGACGGTTACAGGGACTTCCAGCCGAAGGAAATCCCCTGCGCGAAAGAGCACGGCTATTTCACCTTCGCGGGGCTCTGGGG carries:
- a CDS encoding MerR family transcriptional regulator, whose protein sequence is MKFPKGYSLKELSVLTGIEIRTIRSYIEQGLIRGPEALGRNAYYTEHHRRRLERIKLLRDIYGMPLSEIRRSLLTAREDDFEEDSRKPPRQETPGQRAGEPAATYCPSVRDRQRWMRKAMQQGPEAPACPMPPSPELAGATLRSELEPGTPISPCAAPPPDAPLTRVVQAIEKMLGPRRVARNARAVSITRIEITPDIALELKGEYTPVARALFERLADCLRDAFVHGTEEGTENKPG
- a CDS encoding HEAT repeat domain-containing protein, which translates into the protein MRNLRAERDVRAFACLVVLCCAACVTAVSVYRPVSAQSTGGAAEAADVAAAWAALDAYQYGASREFQAVLTQFLQGSCANPAVRAEAGARLAGVLEGSASVEAKRFACELLGLYGGAEAVPVLARLLENPQFFEMARCALERLPCREADELLLGALEKAPEDDQAALINSLGERRCVEAVPALSGLVTAGTPEKTKAVLAALGKIPSREAREALLRMGPGLPTGIVDDYARALLQHADHAKADNKAGALLLFETVLALPVRDAVRLAAVKGRMELLDDEARRDAIAEALRGEDPMQREAGQGLARGEPAPELTEILVEQLYAAAPADQLRLLSVIETRKDVAAQSAILPLLNSTDEEVRRAAIHVLGEIGTAACVAPLAQMAVASPPSKLSRLAHEALCALTAPEADAAILDLARTREPAIRIEMIRCMVGRDTRAAVPDLLAMAAESTLPVELRAEAWRALETLAGAPDLPALVNAMVATDSLTVRRAAERALVSLARNLNAPDRSVPIVNALRSVTDTDVLCSLYIVLGEIGDDACLAQLRTAVQQGNPEVRETAVRALAQSSNPAVMDELLAVAEAAPGERMSVLAIRGVARLLRLPSEDSDEAQLARFRRALAAAPQAEERRMILSALADFPVTEAVRAAGACLQDPEVRGEAALAVNKILSALCMLDASDNAEDAALALDLDPATRWWTVRGQEEGMWLSIDFGTQCELSGLVLDNTSKPSEYPRHYLVFVSQDGLEWGAPVATGDGAEGKTPVTWNPVTAQYLKIQLAPGSGNACWSVYEIRFADPDTGLLGLRPAAQPEA
- a CDS encoding VWA domain-containing protein; the encoded protein is MKYVSVGLFALAAMTGFVLSGCREPKEAIILSKSVLDFGRDNLPIKMRVWNANPDVGTLTIRITPSDPWISVSPREITSTAPAAADGPFDEKLIEVRVDRTQLSAGSYTGEIRFSSRGIVEKTASVLVTQDQDGVPPGKLNFLSEPVPAYGAPYLVDFSFSLVDEKGDPIVAEPAQFQVSAKEDAKPVEAETEVHLKRSAARQLKMFLVLDYSLSMQTTTGAITAMEQAAQDILLPALNADALVGVYEFHRDDLEPAQVVDLTTDRDLVSDGIDSIQTEFVQGFSSGSRLWDAVIAAADHLGTIPNAAQEERIIVIFSDGSDTSSVNTLDDAIDVVMEADAHVYAIGFGSDVDESNLLFITLSTGGEVLPSSTTTELADRFQDLVDKLGARYVLRWATLKRSSAVFQPSFTLNLAGGAISHIEPELYRPSDYRGNELEGVLRLVPSENREYTTVFLRADYVPRQISRIRMYVRAQTPFTPSIVGAADDGLAGDWTLTAMQDSERGGVWITIQTVAGTLPFATFGPLLRFDFDGIVPDETPLFDQVYVDPSVYANGQSFRVVGYPNTPPGE